One segment of Anatilimnocola aggregata DNA contains the following:
- a CDS encoding DNA primase family protein, with the protein MRNLILPPNRSKRQKTKPPGNTDAVQPVQYPVGAGVIVRTQSQEIFISAEDDQAAKEFAECLVAADVSAVTVELRELEQWSPHFRWTAFQAIAETSPQVTLAGKLSHSAKQNLFVCCLSAIRNYEDLDHMVAIRQAMCEAAALVYPTQIGETVAKIREAYKRQHLPQPKKSELEAAIKNLARTNDGVMANEGPEGIARRYVASLASDTSNPEDVHVPRLLRYRETWQRFDGQVWREVSAERVETGVVQMLQVAGTGQATKPLLRDVMLHLQGLCSLVESRLEGPLWIDDAAASTSASPYVACRNGLLDLSPVLAGTGLPDFFNFSPRHFSAVQLGFDFDPTAKCPLWMQTIQQILPRKGKHDRRRERFQEFGGWALAENGPRMEKVCILLGTGANGKSTVLNVLEAVLGRDNVSHVALEHLSHSFRPSQMKGKLANICNDLNRVEKFHEGVLKQLVSGDALQIERKGIDAETFVPRAKLMYGTNSLPAINDRSSGVFRRLLIIPFTESFSAVNADKYLGTKLLGELPGIANWFLDGLIRLVKHGRFSACKTCDAIERQHQIDSDPFIQFFGEYCELDPNKSEELPFLFNIYKTFCKANNRLAVNSSEFARRLEEQVGAKCTRPDGPPPRRRILRGLKYVGSRHFA; encoded by the coding sequence ATGAGGAATCTGATTCTGCCGCCCAATCGCAGCAAACGCCAAAAAACAAAGCCGCCCGGAAATACCGATGCGGTTCAACCTGTGCAGTACCCGGTGGGAGCTGGGGTGATCGTTCGCACGCAATCGCAAGAAATCTTTATCAGCGCCGAGGACGATCAAGCTGCCAAGGAATTCGCCGAATGCCTGGTGGCCGCAGACGTCAGCGCGGTCACGGTCGAGCTTCGGGAACTCGAGCAATGGTCGCCGCATTTCCGCTGGACGGCCTTCCAAGCGATCGCGGAAACTAGCCCTCAGGTGACGTTGGCCGGGAAGCTGAGCCATTCCGCCAAGCAGAACTTATTTGTCTGCTGCTTGTCTGCGATTCGGAATTACGAAGACCTGGACCACATGGTTGCTATTCGGCAGGCAATGTGTGAAGCGGCAGCACTTGTCTACCCCACCCAGATCGGTGAAACGGTGGCCAAAATCCGCGAAGCTTACAAACGGCAGCACCTTCCTCAGCCCAAGAAATCCGAACTCGAAGCGGCCATTAAAAACCTCGCGCGCACCAACGACGGAGTAATGGCTAACGAGGGGCCGGAAGGTATCGCCCGGCGGTACGTTGCCAGCCTCGCAAGTGACACCTCGAATCCAGAGGACGTGCATGTCCCCCGCCTGTTGCGCTATCGCGAAACTTGGCAACGGTTCGACGGTCAGGTTTGGCGAGAGGTGTCAGCCGAGCGCGTGGAAACCGGGGTCGTCCAAATGCTGCAAGTGGCTGGCACCGGCCAAGCCACGAAACCACTGCTGCGCGATGTAATGCTCCATTTGCAGGGGCTATGCAGTTTAGTGGAGAGTCGCCTCGAAGGCCCTCTGTGGATCGACGATGCAGCGGCGAGCACAAGTGCATCACCCTATGTCGCTTGCAGAAACGGTCTGCTTGATCTCAGTCCGGTGCTGGCTGGGACGGGCCTGCCAGACTTCTTCAACTTTTCGCCGCGGCACTTTTCGGCGGTGCAATTGGGTTTCGATTTCGACCCAACAGCCAAATGTCCACTCTGGATGCAAACCATTCAACAGATCCTGCCGCGCAAAGGGAAGCACGATCGTCGTCGCGAGCGATTCCAGGAGTTCGGCGGCTGGGCGCTAGCTGAAAACGGTCCGCGGATGGAGAAGGTCTGCATTTTGCTGGGCACTGGGGCCAACGGTAAGTCGACCGTGCTGAATGTATTGGAGGCGGTCCTCGGCCGCGACAATGTCTCGCATGTCGCGCTGGAGCACCTTAGTCATTCGTTTCGGCCCAGTCAGATGAAAGGCAAGCTCGCCAACATCTGCAATGACCTTAATCGCGTTGAGAAATTCCACGAGGGTGTGCTCAAGCAGCTCGTCTCGGGTGATGCGCTGCAAATCGAGCGCAAGGGGATCGATGCCGAAACTTTTGTCCCGCGCGCCAAGCTAATGTATGGCACCAATTCGTTACCGGCGATTAACGATCGCTCTAGTGGAGTGTTTCGGCGGCTACTGATCATTCCGTTTACCGAGAGCTTTTCCGCCGTGAATGCGGACAAGTACTTGGGTACTAAGTTGCTCGGCGAGCTTCCCGGAATCGCGAACTGGTTTCTCGACGGTTTGATTCGGCTTGTCAAACACGGACGGTTTAGTGCCTGTAAGACCTGCGACGCGATTGAGCGCCAACATCAGATCGACAGCGACCCCTTCATCCAGTTCTTTGGCGAGTATTGCGAGCTTGATCCGAACAAATCAGAAGAGCTGCCGTTCCTTTTCAACATTTACAAGACCTTTTGCAAGGCGAACAACCGCCTAGCGGTCAACAGTAGCGAGTTTGCGCGGCGCCTGGAGGAACAAGTTGGTGCTAAGTGCACTCGTCCTGATGGCCCACCACCAAGGCGCCGCATCCTCCGTGGATTGAAGTACGTCGGTTCTCGGCATTTCGCCTAG
- a CDS encoding transposase codes for MSHQDPSRSQQGRSQVVVAEFQADQLKQSLERLLGEGDWGAIRFRDDCTWGPRQLAATALLWAWSDELTLGDRFFAARRLAQFLFAPQQEFASSVQAFMKLLLRWTVLLVGVLQVTFRRQMQRALPTLWRVHGLVLFGIDGSRVDVPRSKSHEAAHAPVRDGKGRKLKRNRRQKPRTAIHSRKASVPQMWLTLLFHVGTGLPWSWRIGPTGSSEREHWLAMLDELPSNALITADAGFVGYDCLRAVVNSGRHFLVRVGSNVRLLYKLGFSREVVGTVYLWPDRAARRSQPPLVLRLVVATGGKYPVYLLTSVGEEELSRGQVLDVYRRRWGVELFFRHLKQTYQRRKLRSTNAAHARLELEWSLLGLWSMALDAQVQATRVQLDPTQLSLAGVWRTYRRLMRDYRHPLARQQSLPHQLPQAVRDTYERANKSSRNYPRKKRPDPPAGSPEFLLATKSQIHRARYLTTAA; via the coding sequence ATGTCGCATCAAGACCCTAGTCGAAGTCAGCAAGGTCGAAGTCAGGTTGTCGTTGCCGAGTTCCAAGCGGATCAGCTCAAGCAGTCACTGGAGCGATTGCTCGGCGAGGGGGACTGGGGTGCGATTCGGTTTCGTGACGACTGCACGTGGGGCCCACGGCAATTGGCGGCCACGGCGTTGCTCTGGGCTTGGTCGGATGAACTCACGCTGGGGGACCGCTTCTTTGCTGCCCGCAGATTAGCTCAATTTCTGTTTGCGCCGCAACAGGAGTTTGCCAGTTCGGTGCAAGCCTTCATGAAGTTGCTGCTGCGTTGGACGGTGCTGCTGGTCGGCGTATTGCAGGTGACGTTTCGACGGCAGATGCAGCGTGCATTACCCACCCTTTGGCGAGTTCATGGCCTGGTCCTCTTCGGCATTGATGGCAGCCGAGTCGACGTGCCGCGAAGCAAGTCACACGAGGCGGCACATGCTCCGGTTCGCGATGGTAAGGGACGAAAACTCAAACGCAATCGTCGCCAGAAACCGCGCACCGCGATTCACTCGCGCAAGGCAAGCGTCCCGCAAATGTGGTTGACCCTGCTGTTTCACGTCGGCACAGGACTGCCTTGGTCGTGGCGAATCGGTCCGACCGGCAGTAGCGAGCGCGAGCATTGGTTGGCGATGCTCGACGAACTTCCGAGCAATGCCCTGATCACCGCCGATGCTGGCTTCGTGGGTTACGATTGTCTGCGCGCCGTTGTTAACAGTGGTCGCCATTTCCTGGTGCGAGTCGGTTCGAATGTGCGTCTGCTGTACAAGCTGGGCTTCTCCCGCGAAGTCGTTGGCACGGTGTATCTCTGGCCCGATCGTGCTGCCCGTCGCAGCCAGCCGCCGCTCGTGTTACGCCTCGTCGTGGCCACTGGTGGAAAGTATCCGGTCTACTTGCTCACCAGCGTCGGAGAAGAAGAATTATCGCGCGGACAAGTCCTCGACGTTTACCGTCGTCGCTGGGGCGTGGAACTCTTCTTTCGCCACTTGAAGCAAACGTATCAGCGCCGCAAACTTCGCAGCACCAATGCCGCGCATGCGCGTTTGGAGTTGGAGTGGTCGCTGCTGGGACTATGGAGCATGGCGCTCGATGCTCAGGTCCAAGCGACGCGCGTACAACTAGATCCTACTCAACTCAGCCTAGCGGGCGTCTGGCGCACGTATCGGCGGCTGATGCGCGACTATCGACATCCGCTGGCTCGGCAACAATCGCTCCCCCACCAACTCCCTCAAGCAGTGCGCGACACCTACGAGCGAGCCAACAAATCCAGCCGCAACTATCCTCGCAAAAAACGTCCCGACCCGCCCGCTGGCTCTCCCGAGTTCCTACTCGCCACCAAGTCCCAAATCCATCGCGCCCGCTACCTCACGACCGCTGCCTAA
- a CDS encoding DUF1580 domain-containing protein, giving the protein MISLGETIVTLAEAAALLPRRRAGKKVHTSCVYRWTTSGCRGVILESLQVGNTRCTSREALERFFAALAVPRIAVPQQPPEGANSRLDRIAAAEAELRRPSR; this is encoded by the coding sequence ATGATCAGTCTCGGCGAAACGATTGTAACCCTGGCCGAAGCCGCAGCACTCCTGCCGCGGCGGCGCGCAGGCAAGAAGGTCCATACCTCTTGTGTTTATCGGTGGACCACCAGTGGTTGCCGCGGGGTCATCCTGGAGTCACTGCAAGTCGGCAATACGCGCTGCACCAGCCGGGAGGCGCTGGAACGGTTCTTCGCCGCGTTGGCGGTCCCGCGTATCGCCGTTCCCCAGCAGCCCCCAGAAGGAGCGAATTCGCGGCTCGATCGGATCGCAGCTGCCGAAGCGGAACTTCGCAGGCCAAGCCGCTAG
- a CDS encoding site-specific integrase, which produces MPRLASAIPKYRLHRASGQAVVNLAGSDYYLGPHGTKASRLEYDRLIAEWLANGRQRSAATDSHPTSSVTLVEVCAAYKRYAEGYYRKNGVVTNEVTQIVAALTVAQALYGSEPADSFGPLKLQAVQQAMLARDWSRKHINKQIARIVRAFSWATSKEMIAANVVQALREVAGLRKGRCDARETEPIRPVDDAIVEKTLAFLPAVVGDMVRIQRLTGSRPEDVCRMRPGDLDRGGEVWTYRPEIHKTEHQGKTRVIFLGPRAQAILQPYLARPAASYCFSPKESEAQRQSQRHQRRVIPRTHGNAPGTNRVSQPKRSPQECYTTASYRRAIHRACEAAFNKPVELKAKCCELASDQQTELRRRANAWRQQHLWSPNQLRHTAATEVRKRFGVEGAQIVLGHAAADVTQV; this is translated from the coding sequence ATGCCTCGCTTGGCATCAGCAATTCCCAAATATCGTTTGCACCGTGCCTCGGGTCAGGCCGTGGTCAACCTGGCCGGATCTGACTACTACCTAGGACCTCATGGAACCAAGGCCAGTCGCCTGGAATACGATCGCCTCATCGCGGAGTGGCTGGCCAACGGTCGCCAGCGAAGCGCAGCTACCGACTCGCATCCGACGTCAAGCGTTACGCTCGTTGAGGTGTGCGCCGCTTATAAGCGGTATGCCGAGGGGTACTACCGCAAGAATGGCGTGGTCACGAACGAAGTCACTCAAATTGTGGCCGCGCTGACCGTCGCCCAGGCCCTTTATGGCTCCGAGCCTGCGGATTCGTTCGGACCACTCAAACTGCAAGCCGTCCAACAAGCGATGCTCGCCCGTGATTGGTCTCGCAAGCACATCAACAAACAGATTGCCCGCATCGTGCGGGCCTTTTCGTGGGCCACCTCGAAGGAAATGATCGCCGCGAACGTCGTCCAGGCGTTGCGGGAAGTAGCCGGCCTGCGGAAAGGTCGTTGTGACGCCCGCGAGACTGAGCCGATTCGGCCAGTCGATGATGCCATCGTCGAGAAAACCCTTGCCTTCTTGCCCGCCGTGGTCGGGGACATGGTGCGAATTCAGCGGCTGACGGGGAGCCGGCCAGAAGACGTCTGTCGGATGCGCCCGGGCGACCTGGACAGGGGCGGCGAGGTTTGGACCTACCGCCCAGAAATCCATAAAACCGAACACCAGGGAAAGACGCGAGTTATTTTCCTGGGACCGCGTGCCCAGGCAATTTTGCAACCCTACCTGGCGCGGCCTGCCGCGTCGTATTGCTTCTCGCCGAAGGAAAGTGAAGCCCAACGTCAATCGCAACGACATCAACGGCGGGTCATTCCCCGAACCCATGGTAATGCCCCTGGCACAAACCGAGTTTCCCAGCCCAAGCGTTCACCTCAAGAGTGCTACACCACAGCAAGTTATCGGCGAGCCATCCATCGGGCCTGCGAAGCTGCGTTCAACAAGCCCGTCGAGTTGAAGGCGAAGTGCTGCGAGTTAGCGTCAGATCAGCAAACGGAACTCCGCCGGCGAGCTAACGCCTGGCGGCAGCAACACCTGTGGAGTCCGAACCAGCTTCGCCATACGGCAGCGACTGAAGTCCGCAAGCGGTTCGGAGTCGAGGGAGCACAGATTGTGCTGGGGCATGCGGCCGCCGATGTTACACAGGTTTAA